The Dermacentor albipictus isolate Rhodes 1998 colony chromosome 2, USDA_Dalb.pri_finalv2, whole genome shotgun sequence genome has a segment encoding these proteins:
- the LOC139055676 gene encoding uncharacterized protein: protein MSSAGNSASALGRGSHPPSSTDSGNYKVVLPRLPTGNTVLNSVFLHADLAGRPYRAPDFRDALLSVLSATDILGAGQYQMSHLWLVTCVNSIAKPKLVDRGELFVKGLKCLVIDPECKNVKMKLLWLPPHLEQRRIVEALEPYGTVQSITREMWRCDGMEGWQMTNRDVAFTLKDGVSAGNLPHLLSIYGHQCLILVPGRPPLCLRCNRVGHIRRQCRTPRCSNCHRYGHPADACVGTYADKLRGNRPAEADTITDHLMDVSEVVDATGETLPETHRQEQIKPSSPDISLSQKPASEEETKAPDDEPTVSWAESPPVQDRPLPVESGLMCEAAKKRPAPSDNPSPSTTLLKVFKKVLQERPHVIRVVSRFSEYI from the exons atgagctccgctggaaacagcgcatcggcccttggccgaggatcacacccaccgtcgtctaccgattccggtaattataaagtcgttcttcctcgtctaccgactggcaacaccgtcctcaattcagttttcctgcatgctgacctggcagggcggccgtatcgagctccggactttcgcgatgctcTCCTTTCTGTGCTAAGTGCAACTGATATCctcggcgctggacaataccagatgagccatttgtggttggTAACATGTGTTAATAGCATCGCGAAACCGAAACTTGTCGACAGAGGCGAGTTGTTTGTGAAAGGCCTCAAGTGCCTTGTCATTGACCCGGAATGCAAGAATGtcaagatgaagcttctttggcttcccccacacctcgaacagagacggattgttgaagcgctagagccatatggcacagtgcagtccatcacgagagaaatgtggcggtgtgacggcatggagggctggcaaatgactaaccgagacgtggcgttcacattgaaagatggcgtttctgccggtaatctgccacatctgttgagcatatatggccaccagtgccttatcttggtacctggccgaccaccactttgcctccggtgcaacagagttgggcatatccggcgacaGTGTCGCACACcacgctgcagtaactgtcaccgctacggtcaccctgcagatgcatgcgtcggaacttacgctgacaagcttcgtgGAAATAGACCGGCTGAGGCTGATACCATCACCGATCATCTCATGGACGTGAGCgaagttgtggatgcaactggAGAAACACTCCCTGAGACTCATCGACAAGAACAGATTAAACCGTCATCGCCTGACATTAGCCTcagccagaagcctgcgagcgaggaggagactaAGGCACCTGACGACGAACCAACTGTGTCTTGGGCAGAAtctccaccagttcaagatcgcccactGCCTGTGGAATCTGGATTGATGTGCGAGGCCGCcaagaagcgtccagcgccatccGACAACCCATCGCCCTCG ACGACGCTCTTGAAGGTGTTCAAGAAGGTGCTGCAAGAGAGGCCTCATGTCATCAGGGTTGTCTCTCGATTCTCAGAATACATTTGA